The proteins below are encoded in one region of Microbacterium pygmaeum:
- a CDS encoding Asp23/Gls24 family envelope stress response protein, producing MSAAQAGRLGGDLAEVAARTPSTDADRFSGRISVQPRVLEKIAHETSASVVGVERGSISVQVAEGSKGVAVRLSTPLPVPDLDDTAAIRDGEPVLVRVGRIQEEVRDRVAHLIGRDVSRVDITITGAVIAEKRRVR from the coding sequence ATGAGCGCGGCACAAGCCGGCCGGCTCGGCGGCGATCTCGCAGAGGTCGCCGCCCGGACGCCCTCGACTGACGCGGATCGCTTCTCGGGCCGCATCAGTGTGCAGCCACGGGTGCTCGAGAAGATCGCGCACGAGACATCGGCCTCTGTCGTCGGAGTGGAGCGCGGGAGCATCTCGGTGCAGGTCGCGGAGGGCTCGAAGGGTGTTGCCGTCCGCCTGTCGACACCGCTCCCGGTACCCGATCTGGACGACACGGCGGCCATCCGGGACGGCGAGCCGGTGCTCGTGCGTGTCGGGCGCATCCAGGAGGAGGTCCGCGACCGCGTCGCGCACCTGATCGGCAGGGACGTGTCCCGCGTCGACATCACCATCACCGGCGCTGTCATCGCAGAGAAGAGGAGAGTGAGATGA
- a CDS encoding DUF2273 domain-containing protein, with the protein MSPTVTGAVFGAILAVSIILFGFWGFLLVAVFVAVGALLGRIVSGKLDVRGLANAFSGRRTS; encoded by the coding sequence ATGAGCCCGACAGTGACCGGCGCCGTGTTCGGCGCCATCCTGGCCGTATCGATCATCCTCTTCGGCTTCTGGGGATTCCTCCTCGTCGCCGTCTTCGTGGCCGTCGGTGCGCTGCTCGGGCGAATCGTCTCCGGCAAGCTGGACGTACGCGGCCTCGCCAACGCGTTCAGCGGTCGCCGCACCTCCTGA
- a CDS encoding TetR/AcrR family transcriptional regulator, which yields MEQSALNLRERRQAETTSALRSEARRLTAERGFSGFTIEELCSEVGVSRRTFFNYYPSKENAVLGIPVRDTAGDLEAAFVVAGGTLVDDLVDLHIQRWHRMTLTKAEAEELGRVFEREPRLFAHFIGLAAEGERDDIALVQRRPDAGDALRAATVVHVIGALLRPTMLEYFGDEGSDFPTLFLRRVDAARDIFTS from the coding sequence ATGGAGCAGAGTGCACTCAACCTTCGCGAACGCCGCCAGGCCGAAACGACCAGTGCGCTGCGCTCCGAGGCCCGTCGGCTGACGGCCGAGCGTGGGTTCTCCGGCTTTACCATCGAAGAGCTCTGCTCGGAGGTCGGCGTCTCGCGCCGCACGTTCTTCAACTACTACCCGTCGAAGGAGAACGCCGTCCTCGGCATCCCGGTGCGCGATACGGCCGGCGATCTCGAAGCGGCGTTCGTCGTCGCCGGTGGCACGCTGGTCGATGACCTCGTCGACCTGCACATCCAGCGCTGGCACCGGATGACGCTGACGAAGGCCGAGGCGGAAGAGCTGGGCCGCGTGTTCGAGCGCGAGCCGCGGCTGTTCGCTCACTTCATCGGCTTGGCCGCCGAAGGCGAGCGAGACGATATCGCCCTCGTCCAGCGCCGCCCGGACGCGGGCGACGCCCTGCGCGCCGCCACCGTCGTCCACGTCATCGGCGCGCTCCTGCGCCCCACGATGCTCGAGTACTTCGGCGACGAAGGATCCGACTTCCCAACCCTGTTCCTGCGGCGCGTCGACGCCGCCCGTGACATCTTCACCTCCTGA
- a CDS encoding MDR family MFS transporter, producing the protein MKTSAKAASATSAAGPLLLTKRRIWIIFSALIVGMLLSSLDQTIVSTAMPTIVGQLGGVDHQVWITTAYLLATTIVMPIYGKFGDVLGRRRLFLVAIALFTLASIGCAFAGDFWMFVIFRAMQGLGAGGLIILSQAIIADIVPASERGKYLGPLGAIFGLSAVAGPLLGGFFVDHLTWQWAFYINIPLGIAAFIVALFALTLPNKKATQPIDILGVVFLSIATTCLIFFTDFGGDKDFGWGHLGTWAWGVGMLAAVAAFILTEARAKDPIIPLGLFRNPVFLNATAIGLTLGIGMFAAIGFVPTFLQMSSGTSAAASGLLMIPMMVGLIGTSIASGLLITRTGRYKIFPIVGTVVTGLAMIAMTTLTASTPIWLICVFLFFFGAGLGLIMQVVVLVVQNAVPAAEVGVATSTNNYFREVGAALGTAVFGTIFTTRLTENLQGVFAAAGATAGEAANATSTLDPQTLGQLPDEVRDGIVTAYADALAPVFWYLVPFIALAFILSLFLKQIPLSDVAGLVARGEAISGDEAEALEAQLRSGVTADDGELVSTGSIPTTPGARRSRRADAGDPSSEA; encoded by the coding sequence ATGAAAACCTCCGCGAAAGCCGCGAGCGCGACCAGCGCCGCCGGGCCGCTGCTTCTGACGAAACGGCGCATCTGGATCATCTTCAGCGCGCTGATCGTCGGCATGCTGCTCTCCAGCCTCGACCAGACGATCGTCTCCACCGCGATGCCCACCATCGTCGGCCAGCTCGGCGGCGTGGACCATCAGGTGTGGATCACCACGGCATACCTCTTGGCCACCACGATCGTGATGCCCATCTACGGCAAGTTCGGCGATGTACTCGGCCGTCGACGGCTGTTCCTGGTCGCGATCGCACTGTTCACGCTGGCCTCGATCGGCTGCGCGTTCGCCGGCGACTTCTGGATGTTCGTCATCTTCCGCGCGATGCAGGGCCTCGGGGCGGGTGGGCTGATCATCCTGTCGCAGGCGATCATCGCCGACATCGTTCCGGCGTCCGAGCGCGGGAAGTACCTCGGTCCGCTGGGCGCCATCTTCGGGCTGTCAGCAGTGGCCGGCCCGCTTCTCGGCGGATTCTTCGTCGACCATCTCACGTGGCAGTGGGCGTTCTACATCAACATCCCGCTGGGCATCGCGGCGTTCATCGTCGCGCTGTTCGCCCTGACGCTGCCGAACAAGAAGGCCACGCAGCCGATCGACATCCTCGGGGTCGTCTTCCTCTCGATCGCGACGACCTGTTTGATCTTCTTCACCGACTTCGGCGGCGACAAAGACTTCGGCTGGGGCCATCTCGGCACGTGGGCGTGGGGTGTGGGCATGCTGGCCGCAGTCGCGGCCTTCATCCTCACCGAGGCTCGGGCGAAGGATCCGATCATCCCGCTCGGCCTGTTCCGCAACCCGGTGTTCCTCAATGCCACCGCCATCGGCCTGACACTGGGCATCGGCATGTTCGCGGCCATCGGCTTCGTCCCGACGTTCCTGCAGATGTCCTCCGGGACCTCGGCCGCGGCATCCGGTCTCCTCATGATCCCGATGATGGTCGGCCTGATCGGGACCTCGATCGCGTCGGGACTCCTGATCACCCGGACGGGTCGCTACAAGATCTTCCCGATCGTCGGCACCGTGGTCACCGGCCTCGCGATGATCGCCATGACGACGCTGACGGCGTCCACCCCGATCTGGCTCATCTGCGTCTTCCTGTTCTTCTTCGGTGCCGGCCTGGGCCTGATCATGCAGGTCGTCGTCCTCGTCGTGCAGAACGCCGTGCCGGCAGCCGAAGTCGGCGTGGCCACCAGCACGAACAACTACTTCCGCGAGGTGGGCGCGGCACTGGGCACCGCGGTGTTCGGCACGATCTTCACCACACGCCTCACCGAGAACCTGCAGGGCGTCTTCGCGGCGGCGGGGGCGACCGCCGGCGAGGCGGCGAACGCCACCTCCACGTTGGACCCGCAGACGCTCGGGCAGCTGCCCGACGAGGTCCGAGACGGCATCGTCACCGCCTACGCGGACGCGCTGGCCCCGGTGTTCTGGTATCTGGTGCCGTTCATCGCCCTCGCGTTCATCCTGTCGCTGTTCCTGAAGCAGATTCCGCTGTCCGACGTGGCCGGGCTCGTCGCGCGCGGTGAGGCCATCAGCGGGGACGAGGCCGAGGCGCTCGAGGCGCAGCTGCGCAGCGGAGTCACGGCGGATGACGGCGAACTGGTCTCGACGGGCAGCATCCCCACGACTCCCGGCGCCCGCCGGTCGCGGCGCGCAGACGCCGGCGACCCGTCTAGCGAGGCGTGA
- a CDS encoding amylosucrase: MSGLSTDWAHDAAAIRRHLRENAGEPDATFERRFDEHFPTLHGLFAQLYGERDDGLEQLASVVAEAAASWTARPLELKARDEQREQDPQWYLSNRMLGGVCYVDRFGGSIRGIRDSIPYFEALGLTYLHLMPLFESPDGNSDGGYAVSSYRRVNPALGTMDELRDLAADLRLAGISLVVDFIFNHTSNEHEWARKAVAGAPGYEDFYLIFPDRTMPDAYEQTVREIFPDDHPGSFVQLPDGRWIWATFYSFQWDLNYANPSVFRAMAGEMLFLANQGVEVLRMDAVAFIWKRLGTPSESLPEAHLLMRAFNAVLRMAAPSLLFKSEAIVHPDEVIEYISLEECQLSYNPLQMALTWEALATRDPRMLQQALERRHALPPGTAWVNYVRSHDDIGWTFADEDAAELGIDGHPHRRFLNDFYVGRFPGTFARGVPFQENPKTGDARVTGTTASLAGVEAGDPAGVDRVLLAHAIALSTGGIPLLYLGDEVAQLNDYSYRDDPDTAQDSRWVHRPARPAARYDERADAGTDAGRVFTGLSSLILARQAAPEFAGNDLVGFDPRHPCVLAFQRPGETTTVLVLANVGDDLALVDPLTLSGFADEATDIVIDAEIDLTRGIALPAHGFAWLRVTPR, from the coding sequence ATGTCCGGACTCAGCACCGACTGGGCTCACGATGCCGCGGCGATCCGCCGCCATCTGCGCGAGAACGCGGGCGAGCCGGACGCGACGTTCGAGCGCCGGTTTGACGAGCATTTCCCGACGCTGCACGGCCTGTTCGCGCAGCTGTACGGCGAGCGCGACGACGGACTCGAGCAGCTGGCATCCGTCGTCGCCGAAGCCGCGGCGTCGTGGACCGCCCGTCCGCTCGAGCTGAAGGCCCGCGATGAGCAGCGCGAGCAGGATCCGCAGTGGTACCTCTCGAACCGCATGCTCGGCGGGGTCTGCTACGTCGACCGTTTCGGCGGTTCGATCCGCGGCATCCGCGACAGCATCCCGTATTTCGAAGCGCTCGGGCTCACCTATCTGCACCTGATGCCACTCTTCGAGAGTCCTGATGGGAATTCCGACGGCGGCTACGCGGTCTCCAGCTACCGACGCGTGAACCCTGCCCTGGGCACGATGGACGAGTTGCGCGATCTTGCGGCCGACCTGCGGCTCGCCGGCATCTCGCTCGTGGTCGACTTCATCTTCAACCACACCAGCAACGAGCACGAGTGGGCGCGCAAAGCGGTCGCGGGTGCACCGGGCTACGAGGACTTCTACTTGATCTTCCCCGATCGCACGATGCCCGACGCCTACGAGCAGACCGTCCGCGAGATCTTCCCCGACGACCATCCCGGCTCGTTCGTCCAGCTGCCCGACGGCCGGTGGATCTGGGCCACGTTCTACTCGTTCCAGTGGGACCTCAACTACGCCAACCCGTCGGTGTTCCGTGCGATGGCCGGCGAGATGCTGTTTCTGGCGAATCAGGGCGTGGAGGTGCTGCGCATGGATGCCGTCGCCTTCATCTGGAAGCGACTCGGAACGCCGAGCGAGTCGCTGCCCGAGGCGCACCTGCTGATGCGGGCCTTCAACGCGGTGCTGCGAATGGCAGCGCCCAGCCTGCTGTTCAAGTCCGAGGCGATCGTGCATCCTGACGAGGTCATCGAGTACATCTCGCTGGAGGAGTGCCAGCTCTCCTACAACCCGCTGCAGATGGCGCTCACGTGGGAGGCGCTGGCCACGCGCGACCCGCGGATGCTGCAGCAGGCGCTCGAGCGCCGTCACGCGCTGCCGCCCGGTACCGCGTGGGTCAACTATGTGCGCAGTCACGACGACATCGGGTGGACGTTCGCCGACGAGGACGCCGCAGAGCTCGGGATCGACGGTCATCCGCACCGCCGGTTCCTCAACGACTTCTACGTCGGGAGATTCCCGGGCACCTTCGCGCGCGGAGTGCCGTTCCAGGAGAACCCGAAGACCGGGGATGCCAGGGTCACCGGCACCACGGCGTCGCTGGCCGGTGTCGAAGCGGGCGATCCTGCGGGGGTGGATCGAGTTCTGCTCGCGCACGCGATCGCGCTCTCGACCGGCGGTATCCCGCTGCTGTATCTCGGCGACGAGGTCGCCCAGCTCAACGACTACTCGTACCGCGACGACCCGGATACTGCCCAGGACAGCCGCTGGGTGCATCGCCCGGCTCGACCAGCGGCACGGTATGACGAACGAGCGGATGCCGGCACCGACGCCGGCCGTGTGTTCACGGGTCTCTCCTCGCTGATCCTCGCGCGTCAGGCCGCACCCGAGTTCGCCGGGAACGACCTGGTGGGCTTCGACCCCCGGCATCCTTGCGTGCTCGCCTTCCAGCGCCCCGGCGAGACGACCACCGTGCTCGTCCTCGCGAACGTCGGCGACGATCTGGCGCTGGTGGACCCGCTGACCCTGAGCGGATTCGCGGATGAGGCGACCGACATCGTGATCGATGCCGAAATCGACCTCACCCGCGGGATCGCCCTGCCGGCGCACGGGTTCGCGTGGCTGCGGGTCACGCCTCGCTAG
- a CDS encoding aldo/keto reductase — protein sequence MHTRTLGKNLQVSAVGFGAMGMSQSYGPNPGDRDEMIGVIRYAVEQGVTLIDTAEVYGPYDNEVLVGEAIAPIRERVVLATKFGFDIRDGRSQGVDSRPEQIRRAVDGSLQRLAIDAIDLLYQHRVDPAVPIEDVAGTVGELIREGKAKHFGLSEPGAATARRAHAVTPVTAIQSEYSLWTRDPEPEILPLCIELGIGFVPFSPLGKGFLTGTVTADSTFAPDEIRARVPRFAAENLSANQALVDRVKALAADRAATPGQVALAWLLAQHPFIVPIPGTRRRERLDENAGATTVALSADDIARLDALADSVGVAGNRYDEAGMAAVGL from the coding sequence GTGCACACCAGGACGCTCGGGAAGAACCTGCAGGTGTCGGCCGTCGGCTTCGGAGCCATGGGGATGTCGCAGAGCTACGGTCCCAATCCGGGCGACCGCGACGAGATGATCGGCGTGATCAGGTACGCGGTCGAGCAGGGCGTCACGCTGATCGACACCGCCGAGGTCTACGGGCCCTACGACAACGAAGTGCTGGTCGGCGAGGCCATCGCGCCGATCAGGGAGCGCGTGGTGCTCGCGACGAAATTCGGCTTCGACATCCGCGACGGCAGGTCGCAGGGGGTGGATTCACGTCCCGAGCAGATCCGACGCGCGGTCGACGGATCCCTGCAGCGCCTCGCGATCGACGCCATCGACCTGCTCTATCAGCACCGGGTCGACCCGGCGGTACCGATCGAGGATGTCGCGGGGACGGTCGGCGAGCTCATCCGGGAAGGCAAGGCGAAGCATTTCGGGCTGTCCGAGCCGGGCGCGGCGACCGCCCGGCGCGCCCACGCCGTCACCCCCGTCACCGCGATCCAGAGCGAGTATTCGCTGTGGACCCGCGACCCCGAGCCGGAGATCCTCCCGCTGTGCATCGAGCTCGGAATCGGGTTCGTCCCCTTCAGCCCGCTGGGCAAAGGCTTCCTGACCGGCACCGTCACCGCCGACTCCACGTTCGCTCCCGACGAGATCCGCGCGCGCGTCCCTCGGTTCGCCGCGGAGAACCTGAGCGCCAATCAGGCGCTCGTGGACCGGGTGAAGGCGCTGGCTGCCGATCGCGCCGCGACCCCGGGACAGGTGGCGCTCGCATGGCTGCTGGCGCAGCATCCCTTCATCGTGCCCATTCCAGGCACGCGGCGTCGCGAACGCCTGGACGAGAACGCCGGCGCGACGACGGTGGCGCTCTCGGCCGATGACATCGCACGCCTTGACGCGCTCGCCGACAGCGTGGGCGTCGCAGGCAACCGCTACGACGAGGCGGGCATGGCGGCCGTGGGCCTGTAA
- a CDS encoding VOC family protein, with protein MRFAQIAQRAEDLDRAADFYTVLLDTPPSARFDEPGMLFFDLDGVRLLLDRNAPSSLVYLHVDNVHATLERLDGLADVVREPHVIFTHHGDALGPDGYEEWQAFIRDSEGNTIGLVAFQRP; from the coding sequence ATGAGATTCGCCCAGATCGCGCAGCGCGCAGAGGACTTGGACCGCGCGGCGGACTTCTACACTGTGCTGCTGGACACGCCGCCGAGCGCCCGGTTCGACGAGCCGGGCATGCTGTTCTTCGACCTGGACGGCGTCCGCCTGCTGCTCGATCGCAACGCCCCCTCATCGCTGGTGTACCTGCACGTGGACAACGTGCACGCGACGTTGGAGCGGCTCGACGGGCTCGCGGACGTCGTGCGCGAGCCGCACGTCATCTTCACGCATCACGGCGATGCGCTCGGGCCGGACGGCTACGAGGAGTGGCAGGCGTTCATCCGCGACAGCGAGGGGAACACGATCGGACTGGTCGCCTTCCAGCGGCCGTAG
- a CDS encoding RNA polymerase sigma factor, translating into MTERPGGPGSDRFRTIADEILAERAADGDAEAFEALIRRYGPLMKAYVARIVGSHAAADDVLQEAFYTAWRKLPELRDPAAVKAWLMRIASRIAYTQIRRRPDDVGLPLAEITVREDFHPENVAVRNAQLSALSVALDALPEDQRRCWLLREVAELSYDEIAQDMEIPKATVRGKLARARSSIYAQMEGWR; encoded by the coding sequence ATGACCGAACGGCCCGGCGGACCCGGATCCGATCGCTTCCGCACCATCGCGGACGAGATCCTCGCCGAACGAGCGGCGGACGGCGATGCCGAGGCGTTCGAGGCGCTGATCCGCCGATACGGTCCGCTCATGAAGGCGTACGTTGCCCGCATCGTCGGGTCGCACGCCGCGGCGGACGACGTCCTCCAGGAGGCCTTCTACACCGCGTGGCGGAAACTGCCGGAGCTGCGCGACCCCGCCGCGGTCAAGGCCTGGCTGATGCGCATCGCCAGTAGGATCGCGTACACGCAGATCAGGCGGAGGCCGGACGACGTCGGGTTGCCGCTTGCGGAGATCACCGTTCGCGAGGATTTCCATCCCGAGAACGTCGCGGTGCGCAATGCGCAGCTCAGTGCACTTTCGGTCGCGCTGGATGCGCTGCCCGAAGACCAACGGCGGTGCTGGCTTCTGCGTGAGGTGGCCGAACTCAGTTACGACGAGATCGCTCAGGACATGGAGATCCCGAAGGCGACGGTTCGAGGCAAGCTGGCTCGCGCACGTTCGAGTATCTACGCGCAGATGGAGGGATGGCGGTGA
- a CDS encoding DUF6286 domain-containing protein has translation MSTPAFRRIVRRETHSPRTVAMFIAVILLILALVYVGVEIVLYLLAQPALLLGPGAALGWIVGLPTAQPAGLVILGGVVLAVLGLVFLVLGLGPGRLPKHEMSGDRRAVVVDNGVIASSLAQRISEETGIQRDDITVGVSHRTVDVTVRSGFGDPHEKEPIARVVDAELERYALIPSVTSRVRVTSPPERDQDR, from the coding sequence ATGAGCACCCCGGCATTCCGCAGGATCGTCCGCCGTGAGACGCACTCGCCTCGCACGGTCGCGATGTTCATCGCCGTCATCCTGCTGATCCTCGCCCTCGTGTACGTGGGCGTGGAGATCGTGCTGTACCTGCTGGCGCAGCCGGCGCTGCTGCTCGGACCGGGCGCGGCACTCGGATGGATCGTCGGGCTCCCCACGGCTCAGCCGGCGGGTCTCGTGATCCTGGGCGGCGTCGTCCTGGCGGTTCTCGGACTCGTGTTCCTCGTGCTGGGGCTGGGGCCCGGCCGACTGCCCAAGCACGAGATGTCGGGCGACCGTCGAGCCGTCGTCGTCGACAACGGCGTGATCGCGTCATCGCTCGCCCAGCGGATCAGCGAGGAGACGGGCATCCAGCGCGACGACATCACCGTGGGGGTGTCGCACCGCACGGTCGATGTGACCGTCCGCTCCGGATTCGGCGATCCCCACGAGAAGGAGCCGATCGCCCGCGTCGTCGACGCCGAACTCGAGCGCTACGCGCTCATCCCCTCCGTGACGTCCCGTGTACGCGTCACCAGTCCACCGGAAAGGGACCAGGACCGATGA
- a CDS encoding L-serine ammonia-lyase, iron-sulfur-dependent, subunit alpha → MSAYVSAFELFSIGIGPSSSHTVGPMRAARDFAARLRSAGLLEDVARVTCTLYGSLGATGIGHGTPDAVVAGLQGLDPETVEPDAVRSAWTDWPRGRELALDGSHAVSFQKSDVVFAPRTRLPAHPNAMTLEAWSSPRPPVDPEVARLAAAGIRSTGRGSVQRPVPGRASVGDSDSVGEPDSGGEPAAVSEPAEGSRPDGLLLRETYYSVGGGFIRREGAGDSRAGFGPAADPDYPLPFDSAQELLEICDERGITIAEAARTNEEALRDPEEIAAGLDRIWDAMAACVDAGMQATGVLPGLLAVKRRAGAMREQLEAAEADGHRELPGEWLAAFALAVNEENAAGGRVVTAPTNGAAGILPAVAMYWWRFLADSGLGAGNAVTPYGELVGSALIGFHAPIPELVEGSPAAIAEANRRRGIRRFLLTATALGSLFKANASISGAEGGCQAEVGSACAMAAGGLTAVMGGTNRQIENAAEIAMEHHLGLTCDPVGGLVQIPCIERNAIAASTAVTAARLALRGDGSHYVSLDAVVETMRQTGIDMSTKYKETSEGGLAVNVIEC, encoded by the coding sequence ATGAGCGCATACGTCTCTGCGTTCGAGCTGTTCTCCATCGGCATCGGACCCTCGAGCTCGCACACGGTCGGTCCCATGCGGGCCGCCCGGGATTTCGCGGCTCGTCTCCGCTCGGCGGGGCTCCTCGAGGATGTCGCACGAGTCACGTGCACCCTCTACGGATCGCTCGGCGCCACCGGCATCGGCCACGGCACACCCGACGCGGTGGTCGCGGGCCTGCAAGGGCTGGATCCGGAGACGGTGGAACCGGATGCTGTCCGCTCGGCGTGGACCGACTGGCCGAGGGGCCGAGAGCTGGCGCTGGACGGGTCGCACGCCGTGTCGTTCCAGAAATCCGATGTCGTCTTCGCGCCGCGGACGCGGCTTCCCGCACACCCGAACGCCATGACCCTGGAGGCGTGGTCGAGCCCACGGCCACCGGTCGATCCGGAGGTGGCGCGGCTCGCGGCCGCCGGGATCCGCAGCACCGGGCGTGGTTCGGTGCAGCGCCCGGTTCCTGGGCGGGCCTCGGTCGGTGATTCGGACTCGGTCGGTGAGCCGGACTCGGGCGGTGAGCCGGCCGCGGTCTCTGAGCCCGCCGAAGGGTCGCGCCCGGACGGACTCCTCCTCCGCGAGACGTACTACTCCGTCGGCGGAGGCTTCATCCGACGCGAGGGGGCGGGTGACTCACGCGCCGGCTTCGGGCCCGCCGCCGACCCGGACTACCCGCTTCCGTTCGACAGCGCGCAGGAGCTGCTCGAGATCTGCGACGAGCGCGGCATCACGATCGCCGAGGCCGCGCGCACGAACGAGGAGGCGCTCCGAGATCCCGAGGAGATCGCCGCGGGGCTCGACCGGATCTGGGACGCGATGGCCGCGTGCGTCGACGCGGGAATGCAGGCAACGGGTGTCCTGCCCGGGCTGCTGGCGGTCAAACGCCGCGCCGGCGCGATGCGCGAGCAGCTCGAAGCGGCAGAGGCCGACGGTCACCGCGAGCTGCCGGGGGAATGGCTCGCGGCGTTCGCGCTCGCCGTCAACGAGGAGAACGCGGCCGGAGGCCGGGTGGTCACGGCTCCGACGAACGGTGCTGCCGGCATCCTTCCCGCAGTCGCCATGTACTGGTGGCGCTTCCTCGCCGACTCCGGCCTCGGTGCGGGCAACGCGGTCACGCCCTACGGTGAGCTCGTCGGCAGCGCGCTCATCGGATTCCACGCTCCCATTCCGGAGCTCGTCGAGGGGTCGCCCGCGGCGATCGCGGAGGCGAACCGGCGGCGGGGCATCCGTCGCTTCCTCCTGACCGCCACCGCGCTGGGGTCGCTGTTCAAGGCGAACGCCTCGATCTCGGGCGCCGAAGGTGGCTGCCAGGCCGAAGTCGGCTCGGCGTGTGCGATGGCGGCGGGCGGGCTCACCGCGGTCATGGGCGGGACGAACCGCCAGATCGAGAACGCCGCCGAGATCGCGATGGAGCACCACCTCGGCCTGACCTGCGACCCGGTCGGCGGGCTCGTGCAGATCCCGTGCATCGAGCGCAACGCGATCGCCGCCTCGACCGCCGTGACCGCTGCGCGCCTGGCGCTCCGCGGCGACGGGAGCCACTACGTCTCGCTGGACGCCGTCGTGGAGACGATGCGTCAGACCGGCATCGACATGTCGACGAAGTACAAGGAGACCAGCGAGGGCGGTCTCGCGGTGAACGTCATCGAGTGCTGA
- a CDS encoding Asp23/Gls24 family envelope stress response protein, translated as MATEDKTLSATTVPATSSRVDRAFGTTAGAIVETSAGRTTIADGVVAKVAGIAAREVRGVYALGGGGARALGALRSVVNADDLTQGVRVEVGETQAAADITIVVEYPVPVHEVAANVRAAVSAAITSLVGLEVVEVNVDVNDVHLPSDDNTTVEESRVS; from the coding sequence ATGGCTACCGAAGACAAGACCCTTTCCGCGACGACCGTTCCTGCGACCAGCTCGCGGGTGGACCGCGCGTTCGGCACCACTGCCGGCGCGATCGTCGAGACATCCGCAGGACGCACGACGATCGCCGACGGCGTCGTCGCGAAGGTCGCCGGCATCGCCGCGCGCGAGGTCCGCGGCGTCTACGCCCTCGGCGGCGGAGGTGCCCGCGCCCTCGGTGCACTGCGCAGCGTCGTGAACGCCGATGACCTGACCCAGGGCGTCCGCGTCGAGGTCGGCGAGACGCAGGCCGCCGCCGACATCACGATCGTCGTCGAGTACCCCGTGCCCGTGCACGAGGTGGCCGCGAACGTCCGCGCCGCAGTCTCGGCTGCGATCACGTCGCTGGTCGGCCTCGAGGTCGTCGAGGTCAACGTCGACGTCAACGACGTCCACCTGCCCTCCGACGACAACACCACCGTCGAGGAGTCGCGCGTCTCATGA
- a CDS encoding AIM24 family protein, with translation MKTTIVGTTMPVLEITLEAGEQIIAEGGDVSWLTPGFDIETSTGFGSGGKGGFMSGLKRMVGGGQLFLTQYTASGAGGFVAFAAQLPGTIRELTIDPADQFMVQQGSYMASTPHVEVSVGLQTKLGAGIFGGAGVVFQKLAGQGTAWVQLAGEIVEYELQAGQSMLIHPGHLALYRAEMPLEFATIKGIKNKFFGDSLFLAKLSGPGHVWLQSMTPAKLAAAIEPYLPDKSSSSSS, from the coding sequence ATGAAGACGACCATCGTGGGAACGACCATGCCGGTGCTGGAGATCACGCTCGAGGCCGGAGAGCAGATCATCGCCGAAGGCGGTGACGTGTCGTGGCTCACGCCGGGCTTCGACATCGAGACCTCGACCGGGTTCGGCTCCGGCGGCAAGGGCGGCTTCATGAGCGGGCTGAAGCGGATGGTCGGAGGCGGTCAGCTGTTCCTGACGCAGTACACCGCGTCAGGAGCGGGTGGGTTCGTGGCGTTCGCCGCACAGCTGCCCGGCACGATCCGTGAGCTCACGATCGACCCGGCCGACCAGTTCATGGTGCAGCAGGGCTCGTACATGGCCAGTACCCCGCACGTCGAGGTGTCGGTCGGGCTGCAGACCAAGCTCGGCGCGGGGATCTTCGGCGGCGCCGGTGTCGTGTTCCAGAAGCTCGCCGGGCAGGGCACCGCGTGGGTGCAGCTGGCCGGCGAGATCGTCGAGTACGAGTTGCAGGCCGGTCAGTCCATGCTGATCCACCCCGGCCACCTGGCCCTCTACCGCGCCGAGATGCCGTTGGAGTTCGCCACCATCAAGGGCATCAAGAACAAGTTCTTCGGCGACTCGCTCTTCCTGGCGAAGCTGAGCGGACCGGGGCACGTGTGGCTCCAGTCGATGACTCCGGCCAAGCTGGCGGCCGCGATCGAGCCCTACCTGCCGGACAAGTCCTCCTCGTCGAGCAGCTGA
- a CDS encoding CsbD family protein, with the protein MGIGDDIKNKAEELVGKGKETVGKATDNDKLVAEGKADQAKSGVKQVGQDVKDTLTGDK; encoded by the coding sequence ATGGGCATCGGAGACGACATCAAGAACAAGGCCGAAGAACTCGTCGGCAAGGGCAAGGAGACCGTCGGCAAGGCGACCGACAACGACAAGCTGGTCGCCGAAGGCAAGGCCGACCAGGCCAAGTCCGGCGTCAAGCAGGTCGGCCAGGACGTGAAGGACACGCTGACCGGCGACAAGTAG